The Anopheles coluzzii chromosome 2, AcolN3, whole genome shotgun sequence genome window below encodes:
- the LOC120949970 gene encoding TRPL translocation defect protein 14 isoform X1, translating to MDAIEERKVYRLVLTGGPCGGKTTGQSRLCTFFENLGWKVFRVPETATILLSGGIKFADLVAEEDRSKKKAHKPGTSAGTAAVSASSTSDATKPAVFKDGVPEHSVIDIDKITTCPRCMAAAVGKVGDVYKFQENLLRTMIQIENTYFELGRTSNKNCLIICDRGFMDASAYISKEKWDRMMRSNNWNPVELRDNRYNQIIHMVSAANGAEQFYATEEHSCRSEGVTLARELDYKAASAWIGHPYFDVIDNSTDFENKVNRMIECVCQKLGIDIGDRLSITSRKVKFLVSGPMPPDTSFPAFQDFEVVHHYLQCAGPRVQARLRKRGQNGRWSYIHTIRRPQQHGQSIEVRTQLSHRDYLNMLTQQDDAHFTIYKKRRCFLVNNQYFQMDIYKEPSHPRCKGLILLETYTSLTGDKLKAILPKFLNIVKEVTGQPDYSMFNLSLREDWNNTKKFCYSLHGKNTCCHRTAASTTTNTNTTSTTTPTIATATATTDTGVDKAGEDIDAAE from the exons GTTTTTCGCGTGCCTGAAACGGCCACAATTCTACTCAG CGGTGGCATCAAGTTCGCCGATTTGGTTGCCGAAGAAG ATCGAAGCAAAAAGAAGGCACACAAACCCGGCACATCCGCAGGCACCGCCGCCGTATCCGCCTCCTCCACTTCCGACGCCACCAAGCCGGCCGTCTTTAAGGATGGCGTCCCGGAGCATAGCGTTATTGATATTGACAAAATTACAACATGTCCCCGGTGTATGGCCGCCGCCGTCGGGAAAGTAGGCGATG TGTACAAGTTTCAGGAAAACTTGCTCCGTACGATGATACAGATCGAGAACACATACTTTGAGCTGGGCAGGACGAGCAACAAAAACTGTTTGATCATCTGCGACCGTGGTTTTATGGATGCGAGTGCAT ACATCTCCAAGGAAAAATGGGATCGTATGATGCGTTCCAACAACTGGAACCCGGTTGAGCTGCGCGACAATCGCTACAATCAGATCATCCACATGGTGTCGGCCGCGAACGGTGCGGAACAGTTCTACGCCACCGAGGAACATTCGTGCCGGTCGGAAGGCGTCACACTGGCACGCGAGCTCGATTACAAGGCCGCGTCGGCTTGGATCGGCCATCCGTACTTCGATGTGATCGACAATTCGACCGACTTTGAGAACAAAGTGAACCGCATGATCGAATGCGTCTGCCAGAAGCTCGGCATCGATATTGGCGATCGGTTATCGATCACCTCGCGGAAGGTCAAGTTTTTGG TCTCTGGCCCAATGCCCCCCGATACGTCCTTCCCCGCGTTCCAGGACTTCGAGGTGGTGCATCATTATCTGCAATGCGCTGGACCACGCGTGCAGGCCCGTTTGCGCAAACGGGGACAGAACGGTCGCTGGAGCTACATCCACACGATACGCCGGCCGCAGCAGCACGGCCAGTCGATCGAGGTGCGCACGCAGCTATCGCATCGCGATTATCTCAACATGCTAACGCAGCAGGACGATGCGCACTTTACCATCTACAAGAAACGGCGCTGCTTCCTGGTCAACAACCAGTACTTCCAGATGGACATCTACAAAGAGCCTAGCCATCCGAG ATGCAAGGGGCTGATTCTGCTGGAAACGTACACCTCGCTAACCGGGGACAAGTTGAAGGCGATTCTGCCGAAGTTCTTGAACATCGTGAAGGAAGTAACCGGACAGCCGGACTACTCGATGTTTAACCTGTCGCTGCGGGAGGACTGGAACAATACGAAGAAGTTCTGCTACTCGCTGCACGGTAAGAATACCTGTTGTCACCGTACGGCGGCCAGTACTACTACCAATACGAACACTACATCTACCACCACTCCCACCATTGCTACTGCCACTGCTACCACCGATACGGGCGTAGACAAAGCCGGTGAAGATATCGATGCCGCTGAGTAG
- the LOC120949970 gene encoding TRPL translocation defect protein 14 isoform X2, translating to MDAIEERKVYRLVLTGGPCGGKTTGQSRLCTFFENLGWKVFRVPETATILLSGGIKFADLVAEEDRSKKKAHKPGTSAGTAAVSASSTSDATKPAVFKDGVPEHSVIDIDKITTCPRCMAAAVGKVGDVYKFQENLLRTMIQIENTYFELGRTSNKNCLIICDRGFMDASAYISKEKWDRMMRSNNWNPVELRDNRYNQIIHMVSAANGAEQFYATEEHSCRSEGVTLARELDYKAASAWIGHPYFDVIDNSTDFENKVNRMIECVCQKLGIDIGDRLSITSRKVKFLVSGPMPPDTSFPAFQDFEVVHHYLQCAGPRVQARLRKRGQNGRWSYIHTIRRPQQHGQSIEVRTQLSHRDYLNMLTQQDDAHFTIYKKRRCFLVNNQYFQMDIYKEPSHPRCKGLILLETYTSLTGDKLKAILPKFLNIVKEVTGQPDYSMFNLSLREDWNNTKKFCYSLHDQDDAEVKTNGHSQKMINGKA from the exons GTTTTTCGCGTGCCTGAAACGGCCACAATTCTACTCAG CGGTGGCATCAAGTTCGCCGATTTGGTTGCCGAAGAAG ATCGAAGCAAAAAGAAGGCACACAAACCCGGCACATCCGCAGGCACCGCCGCCGTATCCGCCTCCTCCACTTCCGACGCCACCAAGCCGGCCGTCTTTAAGGATGGCGTCCCGGAGCATAGCGTTATTGATATTGACAAAATTACAACATGTCCCCGGTGTATGGCCGCCGCCGTCGGGAAAGTAGGCGATG TGTACAAGTTTCAGGAAAACTTGCTCCGTACGATGATACAGATCGAGAACACATACTTTGAGCTGGGCAGGACGAGCAACAAAAACTGTTTGATCATCTGCGACCGTGGTTTTATGGATGCGAGTGCAT ACATCTCCAAGGAAAAATGGGATCGTATGATGCGTTCCAACAACTGGAACCCGGTTGAGCTGCGCGACAATCGCTACAATCAGATCATCCACATGGTGTCGGCCGCGAACGGTGCGGAACAGTTCTACGCCACCGAGGAACATTCGTGCCGGTCGGAAGGCGTCACACTGGCACGCGAGCTCGATTACAAGGCCGCGTCGGCTTGGATCGGCCATCCGTACTTCGATGTGATCGACAATTCGACCGACTTTGAGAACAAAGTGAACCGCATGATCGAATGCGTCTGCCAGAAGCTCGGCATCGATATTGGCGATCGGTTATCGATCACCTCGCGGAAGGTCAAGTTTTTGG TCTCTGGCCCAATGCCCCCCGATACGTCCTTCCCCGCGTTCCAGGACTTCGAGGTGGTGCATCATTATCTGCAATGCGCTGGACCACGCGTGCAGGCCCGTTTGCGCAAACGGGGACAGAACGGTCGCTGGAGCTACATCCACACGATACGCCGGCCGCAGCAGCACGGCCAGTCGATCGAGGTGCGCACGCAGCTATCGCATCGCGATTATCTCAACATGCTAACGCAGCAGGACGATGCGCACTTTACCATCTACAAGAAACGGCGCTGCTTCCTGGTCAACAACCAGTACTTCCAGATGGACATCTACAAAGAGCCTAGCCATCCGAG ATGCAAGGGGCTGATTCTGCTGGAAACGTACACCTCGCTAACCGGGGACAAGTTGAAGGCGATTCTGCCGAAGTTCTTGAACATCGTGAAGGAAGTAACCGGACAGCCGGACTACTCGATGTTTAACCTGTCGCTGCGGGAGGACTGGAACAATACGAAGAAGTTCTGCTACTCGCTGCACG ATCAAGATGATGCCGAGGTGAAAACGAATGGTCATTCGCAGAAGATGATCAATGGTAAAGCGTAG
- the LOC120949970 gene encoding TRPL translocation defect protein 14 isoform X3, which yields MDAIEERKVYRLVLTGGPCGGKTTGQSRLCTFFENLGWKVFRVPETATILLSGGIKFADLVAEEVYKFQENLLRTMIQIENTYFELGRTSNKNCLIICDRGFMDASAYISKEKWDRMMRSNNWNPVELRDNRYNQIIHMVSAANGAEQFYATEEHSCRSEGVTLARELDYKAASAWIGHPYFDVIDNSTDFENKVNRMIECVCQKLGIDIGDRLSITSRKVKFLVSGPMPPDTSFPAFQDFEVVHHYLQCAGPRVQARLRKRGQNGRWSYIHTIRRPQQHGQSIEVRTQLSHRDYLNMLTQQDDAHFTIYKKRRCFLVNNQYFQMDIYKEPSHPRCKGLILLETYTSLTGDKLKAILPKFLNIVKEVTGQPDYSMFNLSLREDWNNTKKFCYSLHGKNTCCHRTAASTTTNTNTTSTTTPTIATATATTDTGVDKAGEDIDAAE from the exons GTTTTTCGCGTGCCTGAAACGGCCACAATTCTACTCAG CGGTGGCATCAAGTTCGCCGATTTGGTTGCCGAAGAAG TGTACAAGTTTCAGGAAAACTTGCTCCGTACGATGATACAGATCGAGAACACATACTTTGAGCTGGGCAGGACGAGCAACAAAAACTGTTTGATCATCTGCGACCGTGGTTTTATGGATGCGAGTGCAT ACATCTCCAAGGAAAAATGGGATCGTATGATGCGTTCCAACAACTGGAACCCGGTTGAGCTGCGCGACAATCGCTACAATCAGATCATCCACATGGTGTCGGCCGCGAACGGTGCGGAACAGTTCTACGCCACCGAGGAACATTCGTGCCGGTCGGAAGGCGTCACACTGGCACGCGAGCTCGATTACAAGGCCGCGTCGGCTTGGATCGGCCATCCGTACTTCGATGTGATCGACAATTCGACCGACTTTGAGAACAAAGTGAACCGCATGATCGAATGCGTCTGCCAGAAGCTCGGCATCGATATTGGCGATCGGTTATCGATCACCTCGCGGAAGGTCAAGTTTTTGG TCTCTGGCCCAATGCCCCCCGATACGTCCTTCCCCGCGTTCCAGGACTTCGAGGTGGTGCATCATTATCTGCAATGCGCTGGACCACGCGTGCAGGCCCGTTTGCGCAAACGGGGACAGAACGGTCGCTGGAGCTACATCCACACGATACGCCGGCCGCAGCAGCACGGCCAGTCGATCGAGGTGCGCACGCAGCTATCGCATCGCGATTATCTCAACATGCTAACGCAGCAGGACGATGCGCACTTTACCATCTACAAGAAACGGCGCTGCTTCCTGGTCAACAACCAGTACTTCCAGATGGACATCTACAAAGAGCCTAGCCATCCGAG ATGCAAGGGGCTGATTCTGCTGGAAACGTACACCTCGCTAACCGGGGACAAGTTGAAGGCGATTCTGCCGAAGTTCTTGAACATCGTGAAGGAAGTAACCGGACAGCCGGACTACTCGATGTTTAACCTGTCGCTGCGGGAGGACTGGAACAATACGAAGAAGTTCTGCTACTCGCTGCACGGTAAGAATACCTGTTGTCACCGTACGGCGGCCAGTACTACTACCAATACGAACACTACATCTACCACCACTCCCACCATTGCTACTGCCACTGCTACCACCGATACGGGCGTAGACAAAGCCGGTGAAGATATCGATGCCGCTGAGTAG